In the Purpureocillium takamizusanense chromosome 5, complete sequence genome, one interval contains:
- the NIC96 gene encoding nuclear pore complex subunit (EggNog:ENOG503NU66~COG:D~COG:U~COG:Y): MSLFGQPATGGGGGGLFGQAQNQQQQQQQQQQQGTGGGLFGQAQQNKPATGSGLFGQATAQAPQAGTMTGGGLFGGAQGQQQQQQQQPQQGAAGGGLFGQQQARPAAGGLFGQSTAQPQQTGATGGGLFGQPMGQGQQQQGTGGGLFGQPMQTQQKPSPFGTATSSLSGSALVGGPTARPSLFGSTTTQQQQQQQPQSSSMFGGSMLGGSLLGVPAQSMQPQQQQQPHQQQQQQQQQPAGAYFDSLFAKSQKEGGVKTTNMEDLPSLELGLGDLRHRLRKLQSKPSERPLDGKAHYLLAASGVDPSVAAKDLGMLDVQGARSERTHGYAPTEIDVETYLSNLQTKTTLSMIADGLERSVRDFDNFLDDNVSMEWDAQRKRIYQHFGIKPREDSMAAGRESQAGFGRSRRSKTQGGTSRAGRSSMLGNSTMQRSVIGAPSRIGTHQAEFSDVDRSSDGSGALKPRGATEDRAVRERQAKLAEKVRTLNAARLMKRPYPIFAELGEVEQKSHEPHAPHVVEAYRAMIEIVGEDPDAQTSLNNATARERQFADKYLDENPNSSRSVEMRKRILHGSNSFLEKQFLREVESLIAKHPHEARLGGLPDITSKIKAYIRLRSARKDLVPDNTELQQIQGEYIWAVVFYLLRSGHVSEAAQYVNDNSNQFRGIDRTFSTYLNNYAASEDRRITNRKLLDRCTNEYIQRSRNAPDNTIDPFRMACYKVIGRIELGNRNLDGLNTDINDWIWLQFNLAREGDRTIEMAGESYGLAELQSSIREIGLKHFPKANSEDTSNGSFGMFFYLQVLAGMFEDAIAYLYPFSYIDAVHFGLALAHYGLLRPSDPLSASNDLRSYSVKNLPQINFGRMIGYYTRDFRAADVVSAVDYLALICLNRDLGGEAGQRQSALCHEALRDLVLETREFSTLIGDIRPDGRAIRGIIEERGPLIGLDDEDDFASTVTLQAASFADENGRTTDSVLLYHLAGEYDTVVAIVSRALSEAISLEIGEDPMRLMPVKPRAAGAQAEAQQGSSLSLASIDDPVELARTMMAMYERDAMFYRKIQDQNKVACRVLLEMSSIKRVVEVGQWAQGLDKIRSLEILPLDAAGDASTIRAYAAKFSGLSQPVSINVPNLLMWTIICCVRQREQLSNGQFSGNEGTRRMMVEQLKQMTLDLTTYTSQLRYRFPPHLHEALARASAE, translated from the exons ATGTCGCTCTTCGGACAACCTgcgactggcggcggcggcggcggcctgttTGGCCAGGCCCAgaaccagcagcaacagcagcagcagcagcagcagcagggcacCGGCGGAGGGCTCTTCGGGCAGGCTCAGCAGAATAAGCCCGCCACCGGAAGCGGCTTGTTcggccaggcgacggcgcaggcccCGCAGGCTGGGACGATGACCGGCGGAGGACTATTTGGGGGCGCGCAAggccaacaacagcagcagcagcaacaaccgCAACAAGGTGCGGCCGGCGGAGGCTTGTTCGGCCAGCAACAAgccaggcccgcggcgggagGGCTCTTTGGACAGTCAaccgcgcagccgcagcagacCGGGGCTACGGGCGGTGGCCTCTTCGGGCAGCCTAtgggccagggccagcagcaacaaggcaccggcggcggtctcTTTGGCCAGCCGATGCAGACCCAGCAGAAACCGTCTCCCTTCGGCACGGCTACGTCGAGTctcagcggcagcgccttggTTGGCGGCCCGACCGCTAGACCATCTTTGTTCGGATCCACTACgacgcaacagcagcagcagcagcagccgcagagCAGCTCCATGTTCGGAGGCAGCATGCTGGGTGGAAGCTTGCTGGGGGTGCCAGCCCAGAGCAtgcagccccagcagcagcaacagccacatcaacagcaacaacaacagcaacagcagcctgCCGGCGCATACTTCGACAGCCTCTTCGCCAAATCCCAGAAGGAGGGTGGTGTCAAGACGACAAACATGGAGGACTTGCCCAGCCTGGAGCTTGGCCTGGGCGACCTCCGCCACCGTCTGCGAAAGCTGCAATCGAAGCCGAGCGAGAGGCCTCTAGATGGCAAGGCGCACTACCTCTTGGCCGCGTCTGGCGTCGACCCCAGCGTCGCGGCCAAGGACCTCGGCATGCTCGACGTCCAGGGCGCACGATCTGAACGGACGCACGGATACGCCCCGACCGAGATCGATGTCGAGACCTACTTGTCGAACCTacagacgaagacgacgctcAGCATGATAGCGGACGGCCTCGAACGCTCCGTGCGTGACTTTGACAATTTCCTGGACGACAACGTGTCTATGGAGTGGGACGCCCAACGGAAGCGCATATACCAGCACTTTGGCATCAAGCCCCGCGAGGATTCAATGGCTGCCGGCCGAGAGTCCCAGGCTGGCTTtggccgctcccgccgcagcAAGACCCAGGGCGGCACGTCTCGAGCTGGACGCAGCAGCATGTTGGGCAACTCGACGATGCAGCGTTCCGTTATTGGTGCGCCAAGCCGCATTGGCACCCACCAAGCCGAGTTCTCAGATGTCGACCGCTCGTCTGACGGCTCGGGCGCCCTCAAGCCTCGTGGGGCCACCGAGGATAGGGCCGTCCGGGAGAGACAGGCCAAGCTGGCCGAAAAGGTCCGCACCTTGAACGCCGCTCGCCTGATGAAGCGCCCCTATCCCATCTTTGCAGAGCTGGGCGAGGTGGAGCAAAAGTCTCACGAGCCCCATGCGCctcacgtcgtcgaggcgtaCCGGGCCATGATTGAGAttgtcggcgaggacccCGACGCGCAGACATCACTCAACAATGCCACCGCAAGAGAGCGACAGTTTGCCGACAAATATTTGGACGAGAATCCCAACTCGTCGCGATCTGTGGAGATGAGGAAACGCATCCTGCATGGCTCCAACAGCTTCCTTGAGAAACAGTTCCTGCGCGAGGTGGAGTCGCTGATCGCTAAGCACCCTCACGAAGCCAgactcggcggcctgccggACATTACCAGCAAGATCAAGGCGTACATTCGCCTGCGCTCCGCGCGCAAGGACCTGGTGCCCGACAACACAGAGCTTCAGCAGATCCAAGGTGAGTATATTTGGGCGGTGGTCTTTTACCTCCTTCGCTCGGGCCATGTCAGCGAGGCGGCTCAGTACGTCAACGACAACAGCAACCAGTTCAGAGGAATTGATCGCACGTTCTCGACGTATCTGAACAACTACGCGGCCAGCGAGGACCGGCGCATCACCAACcgcaagctgctcgaccgcTGCACTAATGAGTACATCCAGCGATCCCGCAACGCCCCGGATAACACCATCGACCCGTTCCGCATGGCCTGCTACAAGGTCATTGGGCGGATTGAGCTGGGTAACCGGAATCTCGACGGCTTAAACACGGACATCAACGATTGGATATGGCTGCAGTTCAACCTGGCTAGGGAGGGCGACAGAACGATCGAGATGGCCGGAGAGTCTTACGGCCTCGCTGAGCTGCAGTCCAGCATCCGGGAGATTGGCCTGAAGCACTTTCCCAAGGCCAACTCGGAGGACACCAGCAACGGCAGCTTCGGCATGTTCTTTTACTTGCAGGTGCTGGCGGGCATGTTCGAAGACGCCATCGCCTACCTGTATCCCTTCTCCTacatcgacgccgtgcaTTTCGGCCTAGCACTCGCCCACTACGGCCTCTTGCGGCCAAGCGACCCCCTATCGGCGTCCAACGACCTCCGCAGCTACAGCGTCAAGAACCTCCCGCAGATCAACTTTGGGCGGATGATTGGCTACTACACGAGGGACTTTCGTGCCGCGGATGTGGTGTCGGCGGTGGACTACCTCGCGCTCATTTGTCTGAACCGGGACTTGGGCGGAGAagccggccagcgccagaGCGCCCTGTGCCACGAGGCGTTGCGCGATCTTGTGCTCGAAACTCGCGAGTTCAGCACGCTCATTGGCGACATCAGGCCCGACGGGCGCGCCATTCGCGGCAtcatcgaggagcgcggcccgctgatcggcctcgacgacgaggatgacttTGCCAGCACGGTGAcgctgcaggcggccagTTTCGCGGACGAGAACGGACGCACCACCGACTCGGTGCTGCTGTACCACCTGGCGGGCGAGTACGACACGGTGGTCGCCATTGTGAGCCGGGCGCTCAGCGAGGCCATCTCACTCGAGATTGGCGAGGACCCGATGCGCCTGATGCCGGTCAAGCCtagggcggcgggcgcgcaggcggaggcacagcagggcagcagcttGAGTTTGGCGTCCATCGACGACCCGGTCGAGCTGGCCAGGACCATGATGGCCATGTACGAGCGGGACGCCATGTTCTATAGGAAGATCCAGGACCAGAACAAGGTGGCGTGccgggtgctgctggagaTGAGCAGCATCAagagggtggtggaggtgggcCAGTGGGCGCAGGGCCTAGAC AAAATCCGCAGCCTGGAGATACTGCCGCTGgatgcggcgggcgacgccagcACGATTCGGGCCTACGCGGCCAAGTTCTCGGGGCTGTCGCAGCCCGTGTCCATCAACGTGCCGAACCTGCTCATGTGGACCATAATCTGCTGCGTGAGGCAGCGGGAGCAGCTGAGCAACGGGCAGTTCAGCGGCAACGAGGGGACGCGGCGGATGATGGTGGAGCAGCTGAAGCAGATGACGCTGGACCTGACGACGTACACGAGCCAGCTACGGTACCGGTTCCCGCCGCATCTgcacgaggcgctggcgagggcatcggcggagtaa
- a CDS encoding uncharacterized protein (COG:S~EggNog:ENOG503NXGF) codes for MGGQSPGDGDGGGGRPATGDAQSPATVGAASPAAGVKRREAGSVPRDDGSVGADAAAEDGADEAGRRKRAKAGPGSRGVANLTPEQLAKKRANDREAQRAIRERTKNQIETLERRIRELTSLKPYQELQAVVRAKEAVERENADIKRQLATVVGLLNPIIGADRNAPGASPAPAYAPPTAPPAAPPVPTSVPYHASPTPTGSASPAGTIETPHGWAHGDAPSVGTPGELSTVQHLQQQRHRIRHDLEMGPERLELGFLLQHGQGQHLSRLQGGIHGPQDTPQYQHVPMKHDWTAVTKNEALGSRHSPLAGTSGPLPGYDGQSPGAVGATGAHHHHPHKSGAPGEHGAESPPRYAMPIRHGSPTCPLDSLLLDFMSERRQRAAEGLPMAQVIGPQYPSVSSLLNPANSAYSHPLSKVFTDILATFPDISMLPERVAVLYAMFLLMRWQIAPTRQNYERVPAWLRPTASQLSHPHPAWVDHVPFPAMREKLARDYNPHEYLFDNFFIPFTTTLCLSWPYDETDTLLLVPDSDEVVINPVFERHLRNLDNWTLGDRFARAFPSLADTYNVESRSRHGSAGGGASSSSAASSVSR; via the exons ATGGGCGGTCAGTCCCcgggcgacggggacgggggaggcggccggccggccaccgGGGACGCACAAAGTCCTGCTaccgtcggcgcggcgagccccgcggccggcgtgaAGAGGCGCGAGGCCGGGAGCGtgccccgcgacgacgggtcCGTGGGggccgatgcggcggccgaggacggcgccgacgaggccggccggaGGAAGAGGGCCAAGGCGGGACCCGGCAGCCGGGGTGTCGCCAACCTGACGCCGGAACAGCTGGCCAAAAAACGCGCCAACG ACCGCGAGGCGCAGCGCGCCATCCGCGAGCGCACAAAGAACCAGATCGAGACGCTGGAGCGACGCATCCGCGAGCTCACGAGTCTCAAGCCCTACcaggagctgcaggccgtggtgcgggccaaggaggccgtcgagcgcgagaaTGCCGACATCAAGCGGCAGCTCGCGACTGTTGTTGGCTTGCTCAAccccatcatcggcgccg ACCGTAATGCTCCCGGGGCGTCACCAGCGCCGGCTTACGCGCCGCctaccgcgccgcccgccgcgcctccgGTCCCGACGTCGGTGCCGTATCACGCGTCGCCTACGCCCACGGGTTCCGCTTCGCCCGCCGGGACTATCGAGACGCCTCACGGATGGGCTCACGGCGACGCTCCGTCGGTGGGAACGCCAGGGGAGCTCAGCACGGTGCAGCatctccagcagcagcggcaccgcatACGACATGATCTGGAGATGGGCCCCGAGCGACTCGAGCTGGGCTTCCTGCTGCAGCATGGGCAAGGCCAACACTTGAGCCGCTTGCAAGGCGGCATCCACGGCCCACAGGACACGCCGCAGTACCAGCACGTGCCCATGAAGCACGACTGGACGGCCGTCACCAAGAACGAGGCGTTGGGGTCGCGGCACAGCCCGCTGGCCGGGACGAGCGGTCCCCTGCCGGGCTACGATGGGCAGTCTCCCGGCGCGGTcggggcgacgggggcgcatcatcatcacccgcATAAGAGCGGCGCACCGGGGGAGCATGGTGCGGAGAGCCCGCCGCGGTATGCCATGCCCATCCGACACGGCAGCCCGACGTGCCCGCTCgactcgctgctgctcgacttcatgagcgagcgacggcagcgggcggccgagggcctgCCGATGGCGCAGGTCATCGGGCCGCAGTACccgtcggtgtcgtcgctgctcaACCCGGCCAACAGCGCGTACAGCCACCCGCTGTCCAAGGTCTTCACGGACATCCTGGCGACGTTCCCGGACATCTCGATGCTGCCGGAGAGGGTGGCGGTGCTGTACGCCATGTTCCTGCTGATGCGGTGGCAGATCGCCCCGACGCGCCAAAACTACGAACGCGTGCCGGCGTGGCTGCGCCCGACGGCCTCGCAGCTGTcgcacccgcacccggcCTGGGTCGACCACGTGCCCTTCCCGGCCATGCGCGAgaagctcgcccgcgactACAACCCGCACGAGTACCTCTTCGACAACTTCTTCATCCCCTTCACCACCACGCTGTGCCTCAGCTGGCCCTACGACGAGACCGACACCCTCCTCCTGGTCCCGGACTcggacgaggtcgtcatCAACCCCGTCTTCGAGCGCCACCTGCGCAACCTCGACAACTGGACCCTCGGCGACCGCTTCGCCCGCGCGTTCCCCTCGCTGGCCGACACGTACAACGTCGAgtcgcgctcgcgccacGGATCggccggcgggggggcgtcatcgtcgtcggcggcgtcgtcggtgagcCGGTGA